One window of Synergistales bacterium genomic DNA carries:
- a CDS encoding 4Fe-4S dicluster domain-containing protein: protein MASKGQLDLKTWKGIRSVLQAQLVIAFIVAVFIMKQWWFCVLMIAIGGLLSMFRGKIWCGMLCPNGGFIDLLWSRISLQLVPFPRWLNKGRVLQGLFLAGMLAYFGWIVWLVNIHKGMPVAFASYEAHGILFLRFCQFMLALAAVMALIFEPRSFCAHVCPGGTLGSIMAIARKKSPVVMDTEKCIGCGKCKTVCDLDERLLDPMIARAKELKEEGGSETLSVSPECYGCMDCVAICPTGALRIETVRNPTMASCKTCPAVSAARELDAQQEEPEEKTA, encoded by the coding sequence ATGGCTTCCAAAGGCCAGCTTGATCTCAAGACCTGGAAGGGCATCAGAAGCGTGCTGCAGGCGCAGCTGGTGATCGCTTTCATCGTCGCCGTGTTTATCATGAAGCAGTGGTGGTTCTGCGTTCTGATGATCGCCATCGGCGGTCTGCTCTCCATGTTCCGCGGCAAGATATGGTGCGGTATGCTCTGTCCCAACGGCGGGTTCATCGATCTGCTGTGGAGCAGAATCTCCCTGCAGCTTGTGCCCTTTCCGCGGTGGCTCAACAAGGGGCGGGTGCTGCAGGGCCTCTTTCTGGCGGGGATGCTCGCCTACTTCGGGTGGATCGTCTGGCTGGTGAATATCCACAAAGGGATGCCCGTCGCCTTTGCCTCCTACGAGGCCCACGGGATCCTCTTTCTGCGGTTCTGTCAGTTCATGCTCGCCCTGGCGGCCGTGATGGCGCTGATCTTCGAGCCCCGGTCCTTCTGCGCCCATGTCTGCCCCGGCGGGACGCTGGGTTCCATCATGGCCATCGCCAGGAAGAAGAGCCCTGTGGTGATGGATACCGAGAAGTGCATCGGCTGCGGCAAATGCAAGACCGTCTGCGACCTCGACGAGCGGCTTCTGGACCCCATGATCGCCCGGGCGAAGGAGCTTAAGGAAGAGGGTGGGAGTGAGACCCTGAGCGTCTCTCCGGAATGCTACGGCTGCATGGACTGTGTGGCCATATGCCCCACCGGCGCGCTGCGGATCGAGACCGTCAGGAACCCCACCATGGCGAGCTGCAAAACCTGTCCGGCGGTCTCCGCGGCCCGGGAGCTGGACGCGCAGCAGGAGGAGCCCGAAGAGAAGACGGCGTAG